Within the Ciona intestinalis chromosome 13, KH, whole genome shotgun sequence genome, the region ACGATAGAATGTGGTTTCTACTGGCTATGGATCAAGATTCAAAACCGGTTGCATTCAGTAGTTTCCGGTTTGATCTGGATTTTGGGGAACCGGTTGTATACTGGTgaaagttttgtgttttttataagatgaatgaattaatgtaacttattaatccttggttggcggggcaacaacagtcgttataacatggatgttctgtttcaaacacctcgtgctagtttaactttgtaggtcagtggttcccaaacttttttttcacccgGCGCCACTTGAgctattcaaaatgtttgcggCGCACTTAGCCAAAggtcttagaaataaaaacgcatttttacagttttatcgtgtattttaagattaggctcgtttaagcatatgaaacttAAGCATATGAAAAGTGTTGTACCACAGTCTGGACATGATTATTGCAAACCGAAAGAAATaattggcattgttacgtaatatacaaatctactgtacagatagaaatgcgaaaacaaactttttaaattttattattgaacaaacacgttggatttttatataaaacaacaatttatattgcaataaaatattaatacaaatcaattatCTCGACCATGCTAAATTGGAAATGTTTCTGCAAATTTTCACGGCGCACTTGACGAGTTGCGTcggcgcactagtgcgccgCGGCGCCCACTTTGGGAACCGCGGTTgtaggtaattgtttttttcttgacaatttaaacaacccattagtaaccactggattggagcaatcgctgttacttaacaacaattgtttcaacccagtggtctgtCTAAATGGGCTGTCTGGATTGcttgtattaaaaatgaaaaaaaatccggTTCCATTTAAATTTCCATTTTCTTTCCAGTTACGAAATACAGCTTGAGATGAAGGTACAAAGAAAAGGATTGGGAAAAATGATGATGCAAATATTACAACTATTTGCTCTCAAGTATGTTTGGTGTttcgtgttttatataaatgaatgtaacttgctttatcatcGCGAAGTAGGAAAGCGAAACCACTTTTTAAAGATACTTAACACCaatgtctaattttttttttttatgttccttactttaaaattgcaaaaattaaccttttaaatgaatgaataaatgaaacttgaTTCATCTTTGCGTGATAGGGCAACCACTgtccttataacacaggtgttctgtttcatacagctcaTGCCAGCtttgagttaccaagtatgtaacttcgtgggtTTTAACAAACCCCCCcgtcaaatttaaacaagtggtaattattttaaacattttgcgACCACTGGGCTGCAGTAACTACCTATACCTGTGTCTAGCTATATCTAAACAATGTTCAGTAAACTAGTAATAATGTAAACTCATATTTCTCAGAAATCAAATGAGCAAAGTTGTTTCAACTGTTCTGAATTGCAATGAGACTTCAAAAGGTTTTTTCATGGGAAAATTACGGTGAATATGAACTTCAAATGacttttatgatgtcatatttacacaacaataTTCTAAGTAATGGAACTTTAGTGACAGAATAATTcttgttattaaataaaacttatttatccttgcatggtggggcaacgacagacCCCGTGCTGGCTTATGAGTTATTACGTATATAacttgtaggtgattttttaatgtatggctgacaattcattcgtttatttatttaatcattAAATCATCCAGTTACGAGGTGGATGAAACAAGTCCTGAAGGCGAATGTTATGTCATTTTAAGCAAGAAAACAAAGTCATCGTAAAGACAAGTTACCGCATATTAATTTCATATTTGTTGGAATATGCTACATCTTTTTTCATGTTGTTACATGTTACAAAATacaactgttttgttttaagccCTCAGTAGAATAAGTgtcaagtttttaatttttaataaaatctggtggtgaatgcaatatactttggctctgcttgtttgtgtagacacctaacagctaATAAAAGATACGGGTGTGtatgtcaaaatattttgcagcATTTCAGCAGATTGTTTtgatacaacatgtgtgtctgatgtataagaagacacccatgttataactcgaaagtgagcatgaggtgtatgaatacaccatgtgtgtctggtgtataagaagatacccatgttataactcgaaagtgagcatgagctgtaggaatacaccatgtgtgtctggtgtataagaaaacacccatgttataacgcgAAAGTGAGCCATAtcataaacaacaaactagttacaaataaacaacttttaatatacttttcattattacaaataagttacaccttattcaatatttatacaatGCAGTGAAGCATCAAATTTATGCAAATAATATTGAATTACCGATGTATATTTTAACGTACACCcctcaataaaaataaaatttacagacaaaaacataaatttacaaaaaaaatattggaaatattttactgGCGAATTTTCCTACCATAGAAACTTCTAcattgcattaatcagtaaacattaaaaccaataagctaaatttgtttcataggaatgtgtgtctaactatctctgcctcccctgtgttttaaagaGTTTGGTGAATATGTAAAGATCAATTTTTCTGCAcggcattaatcagtaaacaataaacgtaaaatttagatttgttttacaagaATTTGTGTCTGAAAAAATGTGTACATGTTTAAAGAAATGGTATTTCcctattataaaatgttagttctattttttgtgggtaaagtcccacagtgaggcacgccatgggttcaaggatttaagccagagttagCACATTACCCCACAAATATTAGATCAGTTTTTAAGCTTGGTGAACTTGAACTGGGGGGCTTGGGATGGGAAAGAGACGAGACGAAATGCGACTTTTATGGGGTCATGATGATACTCAACACGATAGTTGGATAATAGAGTGATCAGAAGTAGTTGTAATTCTTGAATGGAGAATTTCCGACCAGGACACATTCGCATACCAAGTCCAAAAGGTCCAGACATTATAAACCTAATATAAGGcttgaattaaaactttttagagGGTCTGTTTAAGTGTCTGAATGCGCCATGCAAATGTACTGTTTGCCATgcaaaataaagaataaatacgggaaattttagatttttttaaaaaagattctTAGGTTTTTGAACGGTTATGTTTAGAAAAAGAGAATGTACTGTTGTGTtagtttttaaagattttaaaaagaaaagtttaaatataaatatgtttttagatTGTTTCGTACATTTTGAATTACATGCAACAACAGAAAAGGCCTGTACTTATGTAGCATTGTTGAAAagatttgtatatttaaacagttttcaaGTTTAtgaaatgattaaaaaattaaccatTAATTTTGCTACATTTGGCAATTTGTATTTGATTTTAGTAAAGTTGTAATTATGATGTGGATGTTTAGTGTCCTTGGCAACACACTTAATGGTATTTGCTTTTAAAGTAAGCTTTGTTTAGCAATGTTTATGATTCTGAAATTATTTCATTTCTGCAAGCTTTTTAAActgtcaaacaaaaaatcaaaactacACATGCATACAAACTGATAGGCAAGCTAATATTGTAGTCAAGCTCCATTTTCCAGTGAGCTCACTTGTGCTTAAGCAAGACACTGAATGAACTAGTtcttactaatgggttgtttaaaggcatgcataaaaaaaacggaaaaaaatcacccacaaagttgcacaaacagtaagcgggcacaatgtgtatgaaacagaacgcccctatttataacaactgtcattgcgcCGCCACGCGAACATgcagggataaataagttacatttattctatGATTCATAACTTAAAGGCAGGCACGCAGTGTTAAATATGGCACCTATaagttatagcgactgtcattgccccaccatgcagggataaataagttacattcaataatAAGTTCCAGCATAAATCAGTtaataagtcacattcaaTTCTCTTACCTTTCTCTTTGTCTTTCCGTCACTGATTTAGTTTCCAACCAACGTTCAGGAATAAAAGTGTTTGGGTCGTCGTAATACTCAGGGTTCCTGCTGTTTACTGTGTTTGATGTGTTCAGAATGTGGGTGCCTAGAATTTATAGTGAATTTTACTTTAGGGTAACATATGGGGTATATTACAGtgaaagtgagcatgaggtgtataaatacatcatgtgtgtctgttgtataagacacccatgttataactcgacagtgagcatgaggtgtatagaagacacttatgttataactcgacagtgagcatgaggtatactatagaagacacccatgttataacttaacagtgagcatgaggtgtatgaatacactatgtatgTCTGGCGTGTAAGAAGActtccatgttataactcgacagtgatcataaggtgtataaaacgacacttatgttataatcAACACtaaacagtgagcatgaggtgtatgaatacatcaagTGTgcctagtgtataagaagacacccatgttataacttcacagtgagcatgaggtgtataaatacaccgtgtttctggtgtataagtagacacccatgttatgacttcacagtgagcatgaggtgtataaaaagacacccatgttatgacttcacagtgagcatgaggtgtatgaatacatcaagTGTacctagtgtataagaagacacccatgttataacttcacagtgagcataaggtgtataaatacaccgtgtgtctggtgtataagaagacacccatgttataacttggcagTGATCATGAGGTGTACATTATTATACacatatacattaaaacacagATATCTTAACATATCTCACCTGCCGGTATAAGATAACCTGAAAGGACGAGATCTTTCCGAAATCTTCTTGGAGACGAGTTAACAAATGGAAACATACGTTGTGTTTCACGTAGACAGGCTTGTAAGTACTTCATGTTGTGCAAtaactgcaaaaaaataagttctaagaataaatgtaatagaTTAACCTTGTGTGGCCGGTAAaagacagtcgctataacacgtaTAACTTAAAAGGgagcacaaagtgtatgaaacagaccacacaacgactgccgttgccctaCCTGGcaaagtcacattcattcattttttacaaacaaaattttgttttttatacgTTGTTTGTAACTCacaagcgggcacgaggtgtatgaaacagaactcctatgttataacaactgtcagtGCCctaccacgcgaggataagatatatatatacaacatttaGTTTACCTTTCCGTCAATTGTGTCCATTCTATTAACTTCCCTGACTTCTTCTCTAAGTCGTTCTTGCGCTTCTTGGTTAGAAGCGAGAGCATATAAGAGAAATGCAGCACTGTTTGATGTCGTGTCAATACCAGCTACTAAGAACTCAGTCATTAATATCACCTTTTCACTGCAAATAATGttaacaaatgaatgaatgtaacttatttatctttgtgtggtgGGGTAATGACAGTTGCTATAttatgggtgttctgtttcatacacctcctgtctgcttacgagttaccgcatGTATTGGGGATTAAacttttagtatttttttaatttttggccAACAATTTAGGGAACCACATGTTGGAAAAATTGTGGTCAAATGTCTCGCCCAAGAACACAGTCATAATCTAGATTCTAGAggattttaattataattagcTTGTACCGTAAACCTAGTTTCCAGGTCCCTTGTTGAACCCTAtcataggacctcacccatatagaatagaatcatAAATTTACtgttatactttataaataacttatatgtgtcaaataaaacagttacctagcaaaacacacacacacacacacacatatatatatattagtatatatatttaaaatatgccTTACCTATCACTAAGACATTGGTTGTGTAGTATGCTACCTTCACTTGATATATCTTTATCCTTAAGTATTCTTAGAATATGTGTTTCAGTGGAATTGTATTGCTCTTGCAACGCTTGCCTTAGTTTCTGATAAAGTTAATAAATCTCAAAATATGaacaatatatgtatattatatatatttatatattgaattCTTACATTACAATATGTATAtgattttaacacaaattttaGACTGCAAggtattaacatatatatattggtaataaaagatatatatatatatattgcccAATTTTTGTCTgtgttttgtctgttacgttttcgtagcaccagatccttactgtatttctttacacaaaaatcgttcaactctataaGCACCAGATAAGATtcgcagaatttattacaggtataaataaatacagttttatatacctTCATGTCTTTGGTATTCACATATTTCCAGAATGGTAACGCATATAATAATTCTCCCATGGATTGGAAAATCCTTTCATTGCAATTTATCATTTCTTCTATTTCTGTGCATGGCTTTATGTCTAATGCCCCTACATAGCAATGTATTGAATTAAATAAGTGTTAAAATTTAGAATTGATTATGTCTAGAAGTTCAAATCTGCAAAAAGCATCAATgaaatcgacagtcgttataacacgggtgttctgattcatacacctcgtgccagcttacaagttactagaCGTTAAAAATTTGTGGTGAgtattcattgttttttaatgtatggctcaTAATTTAGACAAATGGTGGCAGCGTCGAGTCTTGAATCGGTAACCTCTTGGCTAGAGGCAAACGCGCTAACCAATGTCGTGCCAACCACACGTTTTCCACAAAGacccaaacaaaaaaatgaattattaaaaaagtagtttttttatCCTTTATTTTAAGTGACCcaataaatcaaataaaaataaaattaatcaacaaacaaaacttacccAGCCGTCTTTTCAAAGTAAAAACGCCTGCTCCTTCAAAGGACCAACGGTTTAATGCTTTTCCAAAATTCGGAACCTAAAATTAACGTTTTAAATCTCATACTGCATAAAAGTGCGAGTTTTTGGTCCAAAAGTTAGTGAAGTGCTTTTCTTCTATCgatcaaaacaaataaacgcACATGTGCGTCTCATTTGTTATCTCTATTTTTAAAAGCCGGGAATTTGTAAACTGAactaaaaaatagtttaatatcCTCACTTGGCGGGGCAAccatagtcgttataacacgggtgttttgtttcatacacttcgtgcttgCTTAACagttacaacatatataactttgtgagtgtaTGTAAcgtattttgttaaaaaaaaacgagttTTCTAACGAAGTACAAGCATGTAATCTAATTTTACCCAAATCACCTCATTCTTTTCGTCCATGTTTCGGTCAATAAACTTTAAGAAATCTTTGGACACATTCCTATGCGCTTCCGCGTATTTCCACACCGCCGTGTTTTGGAGAAAGTGTTGATTCACGATTTGGCGGACCTGGTGTGGTTGGGGAGTAGTTTAGCAATGGTTTATAacttctaacccagaggtttgTGTTttaggctcgtcgctgctaccataatctacctatttattcatttactcaTTCACTCTTATTCGTTTACTTACCCTCCACCAATCTTCCCCATTAGAATTAGTCAAGCCGTGGTACTCGTTCCGTTCATCTCGTATTTTTGCTACAGGACCCAGCGGGTCACGAAACGGGCATCTCTCCTCGTTACGAAACATAATTTCTGTGTTCTGGGGCGAAGACGTGAACACCATCGTTTCAGTGACTcctatgtttaattaaaatagaaaagttACTATACGGTTTAAATAAAGCAGTTTTTTGCCTTGTAGTTTGGTTAACATAATACCACAAtctttatttatctttttgaatACAGAAActaagatcagattaattaaaacaacaaagagaagggaattaacagcaaaacgacagtcggaAAACCAATTTTCgagtaaaaactacttgagaaaaaataacagaacacccgtgttataacgaatgtcgtttctccgccacgcgaggatataagttacattcattcattcattcattcattcattcattcattcattcattcattcattcatttataactcGTAAGTGAGCACGAAgtatgtaaaacagaacacccgtgttataacgactgtcattgcgcGCCACTAATTTAtcacgaggataaattagttacattcattcattcattcatataccTGGCAAAATGTTCTCTTTATAAATCGGTCCCAATTCCTTATGCCTTTCAATCCAGTGTTCACCGACGTACGAAGggttaaagttgtttaaaggCGTATATTCCAATGCAGTACCAATAACTGGGTAACTGTTTGGTTCTGGTACAGCCTCAAACGGCTTGGCGTAtgataaatctaaaaattaagTCAAGTTTAATAATATGCTACATGGAaagttaagttatatatatatatgtgtgtgtgtaagCAGGTATACAGTGtttgaaatagaacacccgtgttataacgactgtcgtttccccgccacgcgaggataaatataagtgaatgaatgaatgaatgaatgtaacttactttatcctcgcgtggccggaaaacgacagtcgttataacacgggtgtgcacctcgcgccagcttacgagttaccaagtatgttacttttgtggatgattattttttttggattttttgacacatacgcccacaatggtagcagcgacgagccttgaatccattacctctgggttagaggcaggcgcgctaaccactacgccacggcgccggaagTGTCATttaatcattcatttatttatacaacaactgtctttttatatgtatatgtatatatatatatatatatatatatatatatatatacgtgtgAGCGGGCAGGACGTGtttgaaatagaacaccagtgttataacgaaaaacaagttacattcatccgtCCATTCATTTATTGTACCTTCTTGCGACGCCTTTTTACTCCATGCTGCTCTCTGGTGGGCGGGGCAAGTCGAAACAAACCTCACAAGAGCTGGAAACGGAAATCGTGCGATCGCTTtcatatttcaacaaaaagttataacacaaatctgcatcaaaaaatacattaaatagtaaacaaagagtttttacagaattatacaaccgtattGTCCTGACTattaaaagaacgttgttaattgtttaaaacccgattacgaaatatgggatattacgtgctaacggATCCATCTTACTCCATACTACTATATAACTACAACATGTAAACTTAAATACATTCTACTGCCTTAATAAACTGTATAATCCTATTTTTCGCACCGTATTTACCTTTTACCCTATAGCCTGGACGCATGTCGCTCGAACTGATAACAATTTGTAATTTGCTTGTTCATTTACCAACTAATGTCCCCTATACCTTTACCTTATGACGTATTGTATTGCAATAATACGTCATATACCATTTCCGCTCATGCGCGTCGATGCAATTTCGCTGCGTAATATCACTTGCATAACATGCTACTTTATtcgtataaatatatttaaatgttataaacataatGCGAATTCCCATTTTTACAACCGCGTTCTTTTAACTGACACTCTTTCTCACACCTTTAACCTAACGCGTGTTGGTCGTTTCTCTGCTATTTAGCTTCTCTTCGTTGCTTAAATATTTAGTaagatggggtaagataaaacttgttttcatttttttatcgtctcatttggtagtaaacaaggggATACTTAgaaagttatataaccgtatccgcacgactctaaaagagcgttgttaattgtttaaaacacgatcaggatatattgAATTTAGgagctaacagtatcccatcttaccccacagtactaaaaaaaactatatagtagggtggggaagataggacaccttttcattctattttctcgtctcaattggtatatagtaaacaaaaaacattcaaagaattataaaaccctatcctcacgactaccatagaccgttgtcaattgttaaaaacacgatcaggatatttggacattatgtgctaaagcctaaagatgtcccgtcttccccgccctactatattattttttaactgaacTCAATATAGCACAATACATCTAATACTGCAACTAACGAATACCGAATCCCTTATGTATAACAGCGACTCAATTTCTTATAATGTTTCTACCATTTAAGGTGTGTGTTTAACCCTCTACAATTACAATTACGTAATTACTTATGGAAGCATACGCATATTGAAACGACATCGGTATTACCTGACCaagaaaaagataaacaatTTATCACCCCGCGTTTATTTCGACAAAATGCACCGGACGCGATCTCTTGCATTGTTACTCTTATGTAGCAATAAAGCATTGTTTGTTTGAATGTGCgcacattatgacgtcatactacGCAACAATGGTAACtcctgtgacgtaataaatgcTGCATATTTCGTTGCCATGATGCAAGTATTCACCCCAGGATTTTGTTAATGGGAAATGTTGTACATTCTGACACCGCATAAGATTACTAATATAACTAATTATAGAAATTAACGCATATATTTCGACTATTTCCTCAGTAATGTTACATAACTAAGTATAAGTTCACTTTAGTTGGGTTCAGCAGACGCTTTTTAACCGGCCTTTATCCCTACACTTTTATAATTGACCCATTTTTATCCATAATAACATGTcttaacgactgtctttttgctgttgatttatTTCTCATATTCGCTTCTctggtatttttttatcttttttatcttttcaaagaattaatatataaagGTAATGTTAGATTATACCGTCTTTTATGAAGTTTGCCGTAAACAGATGCAGAAAAACTAATTTTGTACTTCTATTTTAGCTATAATGGGCGTGTTAGAACGACTGAcgttttaccgttactttCCATATTTTCGCTTTTCTACTAAACTTTTCCAATTTTCgttaaataaattcatttgttCATTCACTCTTacatattgtagggtgggggaagatgagacacctcaTCTAATTGTCCtaatttaacaacggtctatgctgGGACACCcgaggatacgtttttttaaatttattgagcgttctttgtgtactaccaaatgggacgtgaaaaaatataaataggtgtcccatcttcccccatcctactatacatacatacacacaTCTATCcttttatattcattcattcactcatacAATTTCTCTGTATAAAAAACACTAAACTGGCTTTCCATTTCAAAATATCTAGTATTAACTCTCTCAAAATTAACTAAAACCAAAATACCGTCTTAAATTTCACCGGAAATATAACGCCTATAACGGTATACAGAAGAAGCATAGTTATACAATTTTACTACGGATCCGGAAATACAGAGGAAATTACGTCATTATATGTGACGTAGTGGATCATTCATAgaaattaatgaaaatatttacatgtgGTAGGTTATCTTATACTGGAAagtagttttatgtttttcgcAAAGAGCCTTATAATATTACATGtgttttc harbors:
- the LOC100186897 gene encoding cytochrome P450 10-like isoform X2; its protein translation is MKAIARFPFPALVRFVSTCPAHQRAAWSKKASQEDLSYAKPFEAVPEPNSYPVIGTALEYTPLNNFNPSYVGEHWIERHKELGPIYKENILPGVTETMVFTSSPQNTEIMFRNEERCPFRDPLGPVAKIRDERNEYHGLTNSNGEDWWRVRQIVNQHFLQNTAVWKYAEAHRNVSKDFLKFIDRNMDEKNEVPNFGKALNRWSFEGAGVFTLKRRLGALDIKPCTEIEEMINCNERIFQSMGELLYALPFWKYVNTKDMKKLRQALQEQYNSTETHILRILKDKDISSEGSILHNQCLSDSEKVILMTEFLVAGIDTTSNSAAFLLYALASNQEAQERLREEVREVNRMDTIDGKLLHNMKYLQACLRETQRMFPFVNSSPRRFRKDLVLSGYLIPAGTHILNTSNTVNSRNPEYYDDPNTFIPERWLETKSVTERQRERTNRLFYKQRRGRKRTIKDMCNKLQSKCEVKIHTNKILLI
- the LOC100185371 gene encoding N-alpha-acetyltransferase 40 isoform X3; the encoded protein is MPDSKKIDEHWKLVEAANYLSDPLDQLVSFQKYDKNGLNLSFSCIKKANLDDEVLQWAFNLTKSNMEDLYTSSWGWNDKEKMKELTDDRMWFLLAMDQDSKPVAFSSFRFDLDFGEPVVYCYEIQLEMKVQRKGLGKMMMQILQLFALKNQMSKVVSTVLNCNETSKGFFMGKLRYEVDETSPEGECYVILSKKTKSS
- the LOC100186897 gene encoding cytochrome P450 10-like isoform X1 produces the protein MKAIARFPFPALVRFVSTCPAHQRAAWSKKASQEDLSYAKPFEAVPEPNSYPVIGTALEYTPLNNFNPSYVGEHWIERHKELGPIYKENILPGVTETMVFTSSPQNTEIMFRNEERCPFRDPLGPVAKIRDERNEYHGLTNSNGEDWWRVRQIVNQHFLQNTAVWKYAEAHRNVSKDFLKFIDRNMDEKNEVPNFGKALNRWSFEGAGVFTLKRRLGALDIKPCTEIEEMINCNERIFQSMGELLYALPFWKYVNTKDMKKLRQALQEQYNSTETHILRILKDKDISSEGSILHNQCLSDSEKVILMTEFLVAGIDTTSNSAAFLLYALASNQEAQERLREEVREVNRMDTIDGKLLHNMKYLQACLRETQRMFPFVNSSPRRFRKDLVLSGYLIPAGTHILNTSNTVNSRNPEYYDDPNTFIPERWLETKSVTERQRERFIMSGPFGLGMRMCPGRKFSIQELQLLLITLLSNYRVEYHHDPIKVAFRLVSFPSQAPQFKFTKLKN
- the LOC100185371 gene encoding N-alpha-acetyltransferase 40 isoform X2; this encodes MPKSTKGKDKKQKRKEDSKKIDEHWKLVEAANYLSDPLDQLVSFQKYDKNGLNLSFSCIKKANLDDEVLQWAFNLTKSNMEDLYTSSWGWNDKEKMKELTDDRMWFLLAMDQDSKPVAFSSFRFDLDFGEPVVYCYEIQLEMKVQRKGLGKMMMQILQLFALKNQMSKVVSTVLNCNETSKGFFMGKLRYEVDETSPEGECYVILSKKTKSS